In Desulfosporosinus youngiae DSM 17734, the genomic stretch TGCTGCCCTCACGACATCTCCGGTTGTATTGGGAATACTAAGGCACCCTTCCTCGGCACTGTTCGCTCCCTCTTTTTCCAAAATAACCGGATTAATGAGTTCCAACAGTACATTGTCAACTTCGACGATTATGACTCGCTTGGAAACCCCGATCTGCGGAGCCGCTAATCCCACTCCTTGGGCATCATGCAATGTGTCTATCATATTGTCCAGGAGTTTTTTGATCGAAGAATTAACCTCTTTAACCTCTTTAGCTTTTTCACGCAGGACTTCTGCACCTATTTCTACAATCTGATAAACTGCCATTTTCTTAATTACTCCTTTCAATTAAAAACCTCTAGCTTGAAAGCGGATCAACTTCAATATTCAAGATTATACCATTACTCGCTGAGTTCTTAAAAAACCTTTGAACCCCCTGATGTAAAAACGATCTCAGGAGATCCTGACTTGTTCCTTTAACAGATATTTGCCATCTCCATTGGTCCCTAAGCCTGGATAACACCGCCGGTGCGGGACCGAGAATATCCAATTCAGTATTTCCAAATTTAGGTTCCTGCATTCCTTGTTGTAAACAGGTGCCTAATTCATTAGCTCCTTTTATAACCCGCTCCTCTTTTTCATGCAATAACAAAACTCGAATAATATGAGTGTAGGGCGGATACTTTCGCTCTTTGCGATAGCGAATTTCTTCCCAAAAAAACCCTTCAAAATCATGATGAGCCGCTCTCACAACAGCACTATCTCTTGGAGAATATGTTTGAATCACAACCTCGCCCGGTTTGGTACTGCGTCCCGCGCGCCCTGCCACCTGAGTCAATAACTGAAACGTTCGTTCTCTGGCCCGAAAATCCGGCATATTGAGAGTTTGATCGGCTGCAATCACCCCAACCAAGGTGACATTCGGAAAATCCAATCCTTTAGCCATCATTTGCGTCCCGACTAAAACAGAAGCTTCCTGACGGCGAAATCTATCCAGAATCATGTGATGTGCTTCATTGGAGCGGGTGGTATCAAAATCCAGGCGCAGAACCGGGACCTCCGGGAACAGTCCTTGAAGCTCCTCTTCAACACGTTGAGTTCCCTGCCCAAAAAATCGAATATACCGGCTTTTGCATTTCGGGCATGTATGAGGCGGCAGCTCTTTATGATCGCAATAATGACAACGCATGGCCTGACCTTGAGTATGATAGGTCAGAGCAATATCGCAGCTTGGGCAATTGACCACATGCCCGCATTCCCGACAAACTACGAAGGTGGAATACCCTCTGCGATTGAGAAAAAGCATGGTTTGCTCGCCTCGGGTAATTCTATCCCGTAATTTTTCTTTTAAGGACAGTGAAAATATGCTTCGGTTTCCCTGGCGGAGTTCATCCCGCATGTCCACAATTTCAACTGGAGGCAGCAGACTCTTTCCGATCCTTGTTGACATTACCACCAAGCCTATTTTGCCCGATTTTGCTGCTGCGTAAGCTTCCAGAGAGGGGGTTGCGCTTCCCAGTAAGACAACACCCCTGCGTTGCTCCATCCTCTTGCGGGCGACATCACGCGCATGATATTTGGGATTCTCGTCTTGCTTATAGGCTCCATCGTGTTCCTCATCTAAGATAATGAGGCGCAAGCGGGGCAAAGGTGCAAACACAGCCGAACGAGCTCCAATCACAATCCGTTTATGCCCTGCTGATATGTCCGCCCAGGCCTGCATTTTTTCTTTCTGCCGTAAACCCGAATGTAAGATAATCACTTGCTCACCAAATTGAGCTTCAAAATAACGGGCCACTTGGGATGTCAATGATATTTCCGGCACAAGAAGAATGGCATCTCCACCCTGAGCTAATACTTGAGTGATCAAATCCCGATAGACTTCTGTTTTTCCGCTGCCAGTCACCCCATGCAATAAGACCGTTTGGGGCAAGCCTTCTTCTAAGGCGGTCAGCACACACCTTACTGCCGCCGCTTGCTCTGCGGTCAATTCATAGGGTCTGGGCGTTGGAATAATAGAAGGATTTGCTATGTTAGTTTGTCCAAGATGAGTTTTTTGCTCAAGAGAAGCTTGCGCCGGCGTAATAAAGCGAACTTCTTTCCTTACCCATCCCTGTTTAAGAAGTTTATCCAGTGTTTCCACGGATATAGCCGCTCGTTTTAAGAAAACTTTAAGAGAAACAGCCTTTCTTCTTGCCCGATTAAGCACTGTTAATGCCCGAAAAGCCTCCGGATCCAGCCACTGCAAGGTCTGCACATCCGGATCTTCAACAGAAGCCAAAAGAATGATCCAGTCTTCTATCTTGCCTTTAAGCAGCGGCCAAACCGTATGTAAACTTTGAGCAACTGAGCAGATCGTCGTTTGGGACAGCCAATAGGCAAGTTCAATTAGTTCCACGGGAAGAAGGCTATCCTGATCCCCGATCTCTAATATAGATTTAAGATTAATGCCCTCCATTCCCTCTGGCAGATCATCCGTCACATTCACTACAAGTCCCTGTACCTTTCGGTTTTGAAGAGGGACTAAAACACGCATTCCTATCTTTAAACAAAGATAATCCGGAATAAAATAATGATAACTTTGATCTAAGCGTCGATTTGCCACATCAACCAATACCTCAGCATAGCGGTACATGATGAAGTCCTCCTTATTAATACGTTAACGCTAATGTCAATATTGGTCAAAATATATTATATCAAATCTCACCCTTGCATTACAATTTATCCTGGCTGCTTCATAAATAATTAAGAAGTTTTGCACCCCTCCAACCTCATTTTGGGTTGATACAACCGGCACAAGCATGTCCCAGAACGCGACATCGTGTCGCATCCTGGGACATGCCCGATTTCCGCATTTTTAATCCGGCTAATTAATTATAAGAACAATTTATATACCTCTTGTCAAACCAGAATATAGTATGGTATGCTTTAGGACAGTTAATCCCTAACCTTTAAATTAGTCCCGTGAGACTAAGAAGGGAATGGCGAACCATGATTTATGGAACATGGACACCTCTTTCTTGCTTGCGGGCGGGGAAGAGGTTTTTTGTTAGAAAAAGGAGGTCGAATTAATGTCTACAGAAGTTCAGATTCACGAGAAGCTCCCCCTTGCCCAAGCGATCCCTCTCGGTTTACAACACGTCTTTGCCATGTTTGGCGCCACAGTCTTAGTTCCTTTTTTAACGGGTCTCAGCCCATCGGTGGCTCTCCTTTCTTCAGGGATCGGCACTATTATATTTTTACTATTAACCAAAAGTCAGGTTCCCGCCTATCTTGGTTCCTCCTTTGCTTACATCGGAGTTTTAACCATCTTTGTTCAGAGTAATAATTCTGCCGGAGCCATGGGTGGGGTTTTAGCTGTCGGTCTGGTGTATGTTATCCTCTTCCTTCTGATGGCTGCTTTTGGAACCCGCTGGATTCATACGATTGTTCCCCCCATCGTTGCCGGACCCGTCGTTTCCATCATTGGTTTAAGCTTAACCCCGGTAGCCGCAGATATGGCATCCGGCAATTGGTATATTGCCGCTTTCACTTTAGCTGTTGCCGCTATACTCTCCGTCTATGCTAAAGGCTTTTTAAAAATAATTCCAATTCTTATAGCTATTATTGCCGGTTATATTGTTGCAGGGATCATGGGCATGGTGGATTTCAAGCCAATCTATGCCGTTCTTAATCCTGAAGACTTTATCGCCTTCCCCGTCGCACTAGGAAAGGATTTTATATGGCCCAGCTGGGATAAAATTGCTATATTAGCATTTGCTCCTCTGGCACTGGTAACAGTCATCGAAGATTTGGGACATATGATTGTCTTAGGTAATATCACCCATTCCGATCCCCTAAAAAAGCCGGGCTTTCATCGGGTCCTCCTCGGCAATGGTCTGGCTACCGGTCTCGCCGGCTTAATCGGCGGCCCTCCTGTAACCACTTATGGTGAGAACATAGGAGTCCTTGCCGTAACAAAGGTCTACAGCACTTTTAATATCTGGATTGCCGCAATCCTTGCAATTATCTTCAGTATCATTAACCCTCTGCAGGTCGCCATCATGTCTATTCCTACAGCTGTTATGGGAGGGGTCTGCATTCTGCTTTTTGGTATGATTGGCGCTGCGGGATTACGCACACTTATCGAAGCAAAAATTGATTTCTCGGAAACCAAAAACCTGATTATTGCCTCCGTCATCTTTGCTCTGGGAATCGGGCTGCCGGAACACAGTGTAGCCTGGGCAACCGTCATCGGGATAGCCTTAAACCTCATCTTGAGAGGACATTCTGAGAACGCCAAAGCATAAGATAAAAGTAATAACGCCAACACTTAAAGGACGCGAGAGCGTCCTTTAAGTGTTGGCATAGTTTTTTGTCCCATGGGGTACCCCACTGTCTAGGGAGGCACTGGGGAACAACCGGTTTTTTGCTTTAAATTCCGTTAAATGAAACTGGATCTTCCTTTCCGGCGAAGTTCCTTTGGCGTGTAGGTATACGTTACTATTCACCTTAGAGCACAGGCAAATTGAGCGCCTCCATTGCTTTTTCCATAATAGCCTTATCCTGTACCCGGAGGACAACAAGGGCCTGCTCATTCTCCTTCTCCACAAAAGCATACATATACTCCACAACCACATCTTGCTGAACTAATTGATTAAGCACCTCGGCTAGTCCGCCGGTGCGATCAGGAACCTTGAGTACCCAGACATGCGTCAGGGAAACAACCACTTTACGTTCCCGTAATTTTACGGCCGTCCCCTCAGGGTCATCCACGATAATACGCAATACCCCATAATCTTTGGTATCCGCTAATGACAAGGCCCGCAAATTCACCTTGCATTCGGCGAGAAGACTGAGTACTTCAGCTAATCTTCCTTTGGCATTCTCCAGAAAAATAGACAGTTGCAGCATGTTCCTAACCCTCCTTTTTACGCTTATCGATAACCCTTACCGCTTTCCCTTCACTCCGTGGGATGCTTTTTGGTTCCACCAGACGTATTTTTACAGAAATTCCCAAGGCATCTTCAATTCTCTTTCTAAGCCGGTCCTGACGACCTTCCAGCTCTCGAACTTCGTCAAAGAACGTCGTTTCATTGACCTCAACTTGAACTTCTAATTGATCCAGGTTCCCAACCCGGTATACGACCAACAGATAATGGGGTTCAAATCCTTCAAGGAGGATTGCCTCTTCAACTTGACTCGGAAAGACGTTTACCCCCCGGATAATTAACATATCATCCACTCGAGCCGAAACACGTTCCATTGTCCAGCCGACATGTCCGCAGGAGCATGTGCCATAATGTAAGGTCGTCAAATCTTTGGTTCGATAACGGAGAACCGGAAAACCCTCTTTATCAATGCTCGTAATGACTAATTCTCCACGTTCTCCGCTCGGCAATGGATTTCCTTCCGCATCTAAAATTTCAGGATAAAAATGTTCATCAATATGTAACCCTTGTTGCGCGGAACATTCCAAGGCTACACCCGGCCCCATGATTTCACTGAGCCCGTAAATATCATAGGCTTTAATGCCCAATCGCGCTTCAACTTCTTCTCTCATGCCTTCTGTCCATGGCTCTGCACCGAAAATCCCGATCTTTAACTTCAACTCATCCCGTGAAATGCCGGATTCCTCCAGACTTTCCGCTAAATAGAGCGCATAGGATGGGGTACAGGCTAAAACCGTCGTACCAAAATCTCGCATCAGCATTAATTGACGTGCCGTATTTCCACCCGAAATAGGAACGACTATAGCACCCAGTTCTTCGCAGCCATAGTGCAGCCCCATTCCGCCAGTGAACAAGCCGTAACCGTAAGCAATTTGAACGACATCCCTTTTGGTCACACCCACTCTTTTTAGCTCATCGGCCACAATCTTAGACCAAAGGATTATATCTTGGCGAGTATAACCTACAACCGTCGGTTTACCCGTCGTTCCGGAGGAGGCGTGCAGTCGCACGATGTTTTCCATGGGTTCGGCAAAAAGCCCAAATGGATAATTCTTACGCAGATCCTCTTTAGTCGTTAACGGAAGTCTTTGAAAATCCTTAAGTGACTTGATATCCTCCGCCCGGGTAGTTCCTATCCTGCCATAACCTTCTTGATAATGAGCAATAGGCAATACTCTCTCAACTGTTTTCCGAAGGCTTTTGAGTAATTGTTCCTCATCCTGATAGGTTCCCTTAGTGTCATTAACTATGTCCATAACCCTATCCCCTACTTTTGCATAAAATTTTCTCGAAATAAAGCTGATTCTCTTAACACATTACATCAGAGATGCAATTATATGATCTAATATACTACAGTTTCAGTTATCGTACCACTATTTTATCTACTTACAGATCCCTTTTGGGGAAATACCTGCTGAGGTTGTGAAAGACTCACAAACTCCTAAAGAAGGCAGGTGAATTATTCTCACCTGCCTTCTCTCCGTTTTTTATAGTTTACATGACCTGATTAAGCTATTATTGGGATTCCCTGAGGCAGCTTACAAGCCAGCTAGTTTCTTCAATGCTTCAGCCTTATCTGTTTGTTCCCAGGGCAGATCAAGATCCGTTCTCCCAAAATGCCCATAAGCTGCCGTTTGGCGATATATTGGGCGACGAAGATCCAAGGCCTTAATAATACCTGCCGGACGCAGATCAAAGGTCTGCCGAACGAATTCAATAATTTTTTCATCCGCTATTTTCCCTGTGCCAAAGGTCTCAATGGAGACAGACACCGGTCGGGCGACACCGATGGCATAGGCAATTTGAAGTTCGCAACGATCCGCCAATCCAGCCGCAACAATATTCTTCGCTACATAACGAGCAGCATAAGCTGCGGACCGGTCAACTTTTGTGGGGTCTTTACCGGAGAATGCACCACCGCCATGGCGGGCCATCCCGCCATAAGTGTCGACAATAATTTTCCGGCCCGTAAGACCGCAATCCCCTTGGGGTCCGCCAATGACGAAGCGTCCCGTCGGATTAATGAAGTACTTTGTATCTTCATCCAGCAGTTCTTTCGGCACCGTGGGATAGACGACATATTGAAGCAAGTCCCTGCGTATTTGCTCGTTCGTTACATCCGGGTGATGCTGAGTAGAGATGACGATAGTGTCCACCCGAACTGGTTTATTGTCCTCATATTCCACAGTAACCTGAGTTTTGCCGTCTGGACGCAGATAGGTCAAGTGGTTCGATTTGCGCATTTCACTCAGTCTCCGCGCTAAACGGTGAGCTAAATCAATGGGCAGCGGCATATAGCTTTCAGTTTCATTGGTTGCAAAACCGAACATCATCCCCTGATCTCCGGCTCCTATGGCATCAATATCACTGTCAGTCATTTCGCCGGTTTTTGCTTCCAACGCCTGATTCACACCCAGAGCAATATCCGCAGACTGCTCTCCAATCGAAGTTAACACTGCACAGGTATCTGCATCAAAGCCATATTTGGCCCGAGTATAACCCACCTCTCGGATTGTCTCTCGTACAACATGGGGAATATCCACATAGCATGAAGTCGTAATCTCACCACTAACGAGAACTAGTCCTGTTGTTACGGTGGTTTCACAGGCAACCCGCGCGTTGGGATCTAAGGCAAAAATTGCATCCAAGATGGCATCGGAAATCTGGTCACAGATCTTATCAGGATGTCCTTCTGTCACAGATTCAGATGTAAATAGTTTTTTAACCAATTATTTCACTCCTTTGTTTCTGCCGAGGAGGTTAGCAATCTCACCAACGAGATTCTGTGCAACCTCCAATTTGCTCATTTGAGGAAAATCTATTCTTCTTCCATCGGGAAAGAGAAAACTGACAATGTTCGTCAGACTGCCAAAACCGGCACCTGGCTTAGTGACATCATTAGCTACCAGGAGATCGACATTCTTCCTGTGCATTTTTTCTTGGGCATTGGCTAAGAGATTCTCAGTTTCAGCCGCAAACCCAATCAGAACTTGGGACGTTTTCCTGCGCCCAAGTTCGGCTAATATATCCGGATTGGGGACCAACTCAATTGTGCGGTTTGTCCCATCCTTTTTAATTTTTTGCTCCGCTTGAGTTGCAGGACGATAATCCGCAACCGCCGCTGCCTTAACCACAACATCCAGGTTGGCAAAGTTTTCGAGAACCGCATCATGCATCTCAAGGGCTGTTTGGACCGACACACGTCTAACCCCCTGCGGGGCAGGCAAATCCGTAGGTGCACTAACCAAGATGGTCTCTGCACCTGCCTCCTGCAACGCCTGGGCAACGGCATATCCCATTCGGCCTGAACTTCGGTTCCCAAGATAGCGCACGGGATCAAGGGGCTCCTGGGTTCCACCTGCTGTCACCAAGACCTTTTTCCCTTTTAAGCAATCCGATTCAGTGAACAACTGAGCTATTGTTTCAACGATTTCCAACGCTTCACTCATCCGTCCATCCCCTTCTGTGCCACACGCTTGAAACCCTGTGCCAGGGCCAATAATCTTAATTCCCCGTTCTCTGAGGCGGGCTAGATTTTCCTGGGTCGCCGGATGATGATACATTGCATGGTTCATGGCCGGCGCTGCGAGAACCGGTGCACGAGTTGCTAAAAGAACTGTCGAAAGAAAATCGTCCGCAATCCCTGTGGCCATCTTAGCCAATATATTGGCCGTCGCCGGTGCAACAATGACTGCATCGACATGTTCTGCCAGCGCGATATGCTCAACATTCCATAATCTGGGTTCTTCAAACATCTCCACGTGGACTGGATTGGCAGATAGGCTGCGTAAGGTAAGAGGAGCAATAAACTCAGTTGCGGATTTAGTCATGGCAACATGAACTTCAACGTTCAATTTCCGCAAACGGCTGACAACTTCCGCTGCTTTGTAAGCTGCAATCCCACCCGTAACTCCAACAAGAACTTTTTTACCTGCTAACATTATAAGCTCTCTTCAGGAGTACATTCGTAATTGGTATCTGAATGAGAAATCTCCTCAAGTGAAATACTTACTGGTTTAACCCCCTTGGCTAAATCCTCGTGTTTGGCTTCTTCCATGATCATACGCGCCCGCTTGGCAACCACTTTAACTAAGGTGTATTTGCTGTCAACCTTACTCATCAGAACATCCAGTGAAGGTTGTTTCATATTGATTCCCCCTTAAAAACAAACGGTTTTCGTTTAACCCGACATTTTTCAGCTATAAGAATACTCTTTAATTTTTCAACAGCCGCAGGAACTTCATCATTAATAACGACATAATCATATTCACTAACATATTCCAGTTCCCGTATGGCAGTAGCTAACCGTTTCTGAATAACTTCCTCACTCTCGGTTCCCCGTTTGTGAATTCTCTCGGAGAGAACATCCATTGAAGGCGGAACGATAAAGGTAAAAACCCCTTGAGGAAACCGTTTTTTAATTTGTAATGCCCCTTGAATTTCGATCTCTAAAATAACATCCCGCCCTGCCTGAATCGCTTGTTCGACCGCAAAGCGTGGCGTTCCATAATAATTATCACAAAACTGAGCCCACTCTAACAGCTCATCCCCCTGAATCATCGCTTCAAATTCTTCCTTTTGGCGGAAAAAATAATGAATTCCATCCACCTCACCAGGCCGGGATAACCGGGTCGTCATTGAGACAGAATAGTTTAAATCGGGTAACTGGCGAAGCAATTCCTGGCAAAGCGTTCCTTTGCCTGCTCCGGAAGGACCTGAAAGGATGATTAACAATCCATGACTTTGTTCCACAGCCTCCACTCCTAATCTACCGGATCTTCCGCGTGGCTGCTTGACTCTTTTGCCGAAAGACGATGAGCCACTGTTTCAGGCTGAACTGCTGACAGAATCACATGATGGCTGTCACAGATGATCACTGCACGCGTACGCCGGCCATAAGTAGCATCAATGAGCATGCCCTCATCACGGGCTTCTTGGATAATGCGTTTGATTGGGGCGGATTCCGGACTGACAATCGAAATAATGCGGTTAGCCGATACAATATTGCCAAATCCAATGTTTATGAGCTTGATGTCCAAGGTTGAATCCTCCATTACTCTAAATTTTGAATTTGCTCGCGTACTTTTTCCAGTTCGCTTTTAACCTTTATGACCTGTTGTCCGATCTTTAAATCATTGGCTTTTGATCCGATTGTATTAATTTCCCGGTTCATTTCCTGAACTAAAAAATCAAGTTTACGCCCTACCGGCTCGCTGCTTCGCAAAGCCTCCCGGCTTTGGGCAAGATGACTGTCAAAACGAACCAGCTCTTCCGTGATTGATGCGCGGTCCGCGAAATACACCACTTCGTTCGCCAGACGAACACCATCTAATTCAACCTCACCTAAAAGGGTCTGAAGGCGTTCCTGCAAGCGTTCTTGATAGTCTGCTACAACATATGGCGCTCGCTCAGCAATCGTGTGCAAATGATCAGCAATTAGATCAATCCTTTGCAGTAGATCAAGAGTCAACTTTTCTCCTTCAGAACGACGCATTTGCCCGAATCCATCCGTCGATTTGGAAAGTGCCTCAGCACACGTGCCCCATAAAGCATCAAGATCGATTTCAGGCTCCACGACGGAAAGAACCTCAGGAAAACTGACTAAACGATAAATATCTGTTTCATACGCAGTATGTAGAGCTAAAGCGAGTTCTTTCAATGTCTTATCATACGACAGGGCTAAATCATTGTCAACCTTCACCAATCTCTTTCGTTCTTCTGTTTCCACCACATTTATATGTACTTCAATCCGACCGCGCTGGAACTTATCTTGTAAGATTTTGCGAATTCGTTCTTCAAAACTGCTAAAATTGCGGGGCATTCTTACCACGACTTCTAAGAAGCGATGATTAACAGATTTAAGCTCAATGGAAAACTGATACCCGTTTCCATTCGCCTCTCCACGGCCAAATCCAGTCATACTATTTGCCATATGTAACCTGGCGAATCAATCACCCAGGTCGTTCACCTCCT encodes the following:
- the coaBC gene encoding bifunctional phosphopantothenoylcysteine decarboxylase/phosphopantothenate--cysteine ligase CoaBC; the protein is MLAGKKVLVGVTGGIAAYKAAEVVSRLRKLNVEVHVAMTKSATEFIAPLTLRSLSANPVHVEMFEEPRLWNVEHIALAEHVDAVIVAPATANILAKMATGIADDFLSTVLLATRAPVLAAPAMNHAMYHHPATQENLARLRERGIKIIGPGTGFQACGTEGDGRMSEALEIVETIAQLFTESDCLKGKKVLVTAGGTQEPLDPVRYLGNRSSGRMGYAVAQALQEAGAETILVSAPTDLPAPQGVRRVSVQTALEMHDAVLENFANLDVVVKAAAVADYRPATQAEQKIKKDGTNRTIELVPNPDILAELGRRKTSQVLIGFAAETENLLANAQEKMHRKNVDLLVANDVTKPGAGFGSLTNIVSFLFPDGRRIDFPQMSKLEVAQNLVGEIANLLGRNKGVK
- the priA gene encoding replication restart helicase PriA, producing the protein MYRYAEVLVDVANRRLDQSYHYFIPDYLCLKIGMRVLVPLQNRKVQGLVVNVTDDLPEGMEGINLKSILEIGDQDSLLPVELIELAYWLSQTTICSVAQSLHTVWPLLKGKIEDWIILLASVEDPDVQTLQWLDPEAFRALTVLNRARRKAVSLKVFLKRAAISVETLDKLLKQGWVRKEVRFITPAQASLEQKTHLGQTNIANPSIIPTPRPYELTAEQAAAVRCVLTALEEGLPQTVLLHGVTGSGKTEVYRDLITQVLAQGGDAILLVPEISLTSQVARYFEAQFGEQVIILHSGLRQKEKMQAWADISAGHKRIVIGARSAVFAPLPRLRLIILDEEHDGAYKQDENPKYHARDVARKRMEQRRGVVLLGSATPSLEAYAAAKSGKIGLVVMSTRIGKSLLPPVEIVDMRDELRQGNRSIFSLSLKEKLRDRITRGEQTMLFLNRRGYSTFVVCRECGHVVNCPSCDIALTYHTQGQAMRCHYCDHKELPPHTCPKCKSRYIRFFGQGTQRVEEELQGLFPEVPVLRLDFDTTRSNEAHHMILDRFRRQEASVLVGTQMMAKGLDFPNVTLVGVIAADQTLNMPDFRARERTFQLLTQVAGRAGRSTKPGEVVIQTYSPRDSAVVRAAHHDFEGFFWEEIRYRKERKYPPYTHIIRVLLLHEKEERVIKGANELGTCLQQGMQEPKFGNTELDILGPAPAVLSRLRDQWRWQISVKGTSQDLLRSFLHQGVQRFFKNSASNGIILNIEVDPLSS
- a CDS encoding solute carrier family 23 protein; the protein is MSTEVQIHEKLPLAQAIPLGLQHVFAMFGATVLVPFLTGLSPSVALLSSGIGTIIFLLLTKSQVPAYLGSSFAYIGVLTIFVQSNNSAGAMGGVLAVGLVYVILFLLMAAFGTRWIHTIVPPIVAGPVVSIIGLSLTPVAADMASGNWYIAAFTLAVAAILSVYAKGFLKIIPILIAIIAGYIVAGIMGMVDFKPIYAVLNPEDFIAFPVALGKDFIWPSWDKIAILAFAPLALVTVIEDLGHMIVLGNITHSDPLKKPGFHRVLLGNGLATGLAGLIGGPPVTTYGENIGVLAVTKVYSTFNIWIAAILAIIFSIINPLQVAIMSIPTAVMGGVCILLFGMIGAAGLRTLIEAKIDFSETKNLIIASVIFALGIGLPEHSVAWATVIGIALNLILRGHSENAKA
- the remA gene encoding extracellular matrix/biofilm regulator RemA is translated as MDIKLINIGFGNIVSANRIISIVSPESAPIKRIIQEARDEGMLIDATYGRRTRAVIICDSHHVILSAVQPETVAHRLSAKESSSHAEDPVD
- the def gene encoding peptide deformylase; its protein translation is MAVYQIVEIGAEVLREKAKEVKEVNSSIKKLLDNMIDTLHDAQGVGLAAPQIGVSKRVIIVEVDNVLLELINPVILEKEGANSAEEGCLSIPNTTGDVVRAAKVRVQGLNRQGEMVDIQADRLLARALQHEIDHLEGILFVDIAKKTYRS
- a CDS encoding phenylacetate--CoA ligase family protein; its protein translation is MDIVNDTKGTYQDEEQLLKSLRKTVERVLPIAHYQEGYGRIGTTRAEDIKSLKDFQRLPLTTKEDLRKNYPFGLFAEPMENIVRLHASSGTTGKPTVVGYTRQDIILWSKIVADELKRVGVTKRDVVQIAYGYGLFTGGMGLHYGCEELGAIVVPISGGNTARQLMLMRDFGTTVLACTPSYALYLAESLEESGISRDELKLKIGIFGAEPWTEGMREEVEARLGIKAYDIYGLSEIMGPGVALECSAQQGLHIDEHFYPEILDAEGNPLPSGERGELVITSIDKEGFPVLRYRTKDLTTLHYGTCSCGHVGWTMERVSARVDDMLIIRGVNVFPSQVEEAILLEGFEPHYLLVVYRVGNLDQLEVQVEVNETTFFDEVRELEGRQDRLRKRIEDALGISVKIRLVEPKSIPRSEGKAVRVIDKRKKEG
- the gmk gene encoding guanylate kinase: MEQSHGLLIILSGPSGAGKGTLCQELLRQLPDLNYSVSMTTRLSRPGEVDGIHYFFRQKEEFEAMIQGDELLEWAQFCDNYYGTPRFAVEQAIQAGRDVILEIEIQGALQIKKRFPQGVFTFIVPPSMDVLSERIHKRGTESEEVIQKRLATAIRELEYVSEYDYVVINDEVPAAVEKLKSILIAEKCRVKRKPFVFKGESI
- the rpoZ gene encoding DNA-directed RNA polymerase subunit omega, producing the protein MKQPSLDVLMSKVDSKYTLVKVVAKRARMIMEEAKHEDLAKGVKPVSISLEEISHSDTNYECTPEESL
- a CDS encoding ACT domain-containing protein; the encoded protein is MLQLSIFLENAKGRLAEVLSLLAECKVNLRALSLADTKDYGVLRIIVDDPEGTAVKLRERKVVVSLTHVWVLKVPDRTGGLAEVLNQLVQQDVVVEYMYAFVEKENEQALVVLRVQDKAIMEKAMEALNLPVL
- the metK gene encoding methionine adenosyltransferase is translated as MVKKLFTSESVTEGHPDKICDQISDAILDAIFALDPNARVACETTVTTGLVLVSGEITTSCYVDIPHVVRETIREVGYTRAKYGFDADTCAVLTSIGEQSADIALGVNQALEAKTGEMTDSDIDAIGAGDQGMMFGFATNETESYMPLPIDLAHRLARRLSEMRKSNHLTYLRPDGKTQVTVEYEDNKPVRVDTIVISTQHHPDVTNEQIRRDLLQYVVYPTVPKELLDEDTKYFINPTGRFVIGGPQGDCGLTGRKIIVDTYGGMARHGGGAFSGKDPTKVDRSAAYAARYVAKNIVAAGLADRCELQIAYAIGVARPVSVSIETFGTGKIADEKIIEFVRQTFDLRPAGIIKALDLRRPIYRQTAAYGHFGRTDLDLPWEQTDKAEALKKLAGL
- a CDS encoding YicC/YloC family endoribonuclease produces the protein MANSMTGFGRGEANGNGYQFSIELKSVNHRFLEVVVRMPRNFSSFEERIRKILQDKFQRGRIEVHINVVETEERKRLVKVDNDLALSYDKTLKELALALHTAYETDIYRLVSFPEVLSVVEPEIDLDALWGTCAEALSKSTDGFGQMRRSEGEKLTLDLLQRIDLIADHLHTIAERAPYVVADYQERLQERLQTLLGEVELDGVRLANEVVYFADRASITEELVRFDSHLAQSREALRSSEPVGRKLDFLVQEMNREINTIGSKANDLKIGQQVIKVKSELEKVREQIQNLE